AATTTTGGCTAAATTATGTCTCAGTGGCTTATTTTCACTTTGCTACCATAGCACCTCACCATCTCTGTTTTGTTGGCAGTCCCACAGTCTTCTAGGTTTATTGCATGCTCCTATTTTAATTCCCCATGGGCAGGactttttttccccagctggaactgTCCAGAAGTCAGTTCCTgcgcctctcaggtgggcgccattgccattacaagagaacaagtTCATGGTGGgtttcggcacctctttttctagaggtgcaaccttccaacagtttgacttcactcccaaaggtaaaaaggtaaaggtaaagggacccctgaccattaggtccagtcgtgtctgactctggggttgcggcgttcatctcgcgttactggccgagggagccggcgtacagcttccgggtcatgtggccagcatttctaagccacttctggtgaaccagagcagtgcatggaaacaccgtttaccttcccgccggagcggtacctatttatctacttgcactttgacgtgctttcgaactgctaggtgggcaggagctgggaccgagcaacgggagctcaccctgtcggggattcgaaccgctgacctgatcagcaagctctaggtttaacccacagcgccacctgcgtcccaaagGTACACTTctccatttgtctcctgagacagactgaTGCCAGCAACTGTCTCTGTAATTTCCATGGTTAGCATAGCTGTTTTGTCAGTGCTAATCCTCTGCTGCTAAGTGGAAAATGTTTTTAAGATCCTTCATTGGATCTCCCTCCCCACTGCCATGCCTCCCAATAAGAACTGGATTTTctgaataaatattttgaaatgaatttgGGAGGATGGttgaagggaggaagggaaacaaaGCATTCTCTCTGATCTGACCTCTGTTCATTGGATTGGCCTGGTTATTTACCCAAGGGTTCGGATGTCAACAACTCAGTTAAGTGGGAAGCAGGATTATTGTTGACACAGATAAAAGTGACAAGATAGCTCAGTCAATCCATAAATGGGGGGAACGACATGAGGGCAATAACCTCCATTAGGACCAACTGAGTGGTCATGAAGAAGTAAGTTTCCAAGATAATAAAAAATGCATAACAAAAATAAGAGGGAGGaatagagaaataaaaatatattgtcAAGGAGGTGCAGGGCCAATGCCAAACTTCTGACCTTGGGGCCACTGATGCCAACAagtgctcctgctgctgttgtttgccACTGCTACCaagcctcccctctccctgcttaGCCCCCAGACATGCTTTAGTGATGGCACTTTTAAATAGTTGCTAAGCTGGTGCTTGACTCTAGAAGGAAAATGTGTTTGAAATCTAGGGCTTCTATGCAGCCCTACATGGATGGTGCGTGGGTTAAAAGCAGGTGGTgggaggatatatatatatatatatatatatgtaaagttTATAAGCATCACTGCTACATTGTGGGATGGTAGCAAAGTCAGGGAACATGGACTCTGAAGAATGTCTAGTAACACTATATTGAACAAAAATATTGCAGGGTTTACACAGCTTGCTTGGCTCATGGTTTTTCCTTTCCAAAGCAAGGGGAATTTCTTGCCCTTTCTGTTCCTAGTAGCAACTTGCATTTTGAAGTTTCTTTGGGCAGATATGGGTTGTTGATTGAGTGTACACCAATGAGATTGCAAGCACAGGTCTGTGTACATAGGATGTGTGCAtgtatttttgcatgtgtgttgCTACTAgtcagtgcaaaaaaaaagaggccACTCTTCTGCAGGGGAAAACTGCcttaaggtggtttttttttttaaaaaaaaatgaaataaacacatatTTATTCATAATAACAATGAGTAAAAAATATCTTGAATCTCTTGCCCCAGGTTGATCGGTACTTGTACCACATGCGTCTCTCTGATGACGTTCTCCTTGATTTGATGGCCCGTTTCCAGGCAGAAATGGTGAAAGGCCTGGCAAGAGACACCAATCCAACAGCCACACTAAAAATGCTGCCAACTTTTGTGCGGTCCATTCCTGatggcacaggtaagcagccgtTTTGCATTCCTCCTGCCATTATCAATGATAGCaatgaggctatcaatggctactagccacaatggctatgatcTGTCTCCAGTGTCAGAAGGCAGAACAcctctggatgccagttgctgttAATCACAAGTCCTGCTTGtctcatgtcctgcttgaaggcatctcatgggcatctggttggaggatgttggaccagatggaccttcttattttgtttattttaagagGATGGTTCATGATAGCGGTGCTGAGATTCCCCAAGCCAAAAGCAGAGAGCAGGGAGGCAGTGTGAGGGGAGAATGCAGCTGCCTATCTTCCCCATCTTCCCTCAAAGAGATGAAATGAATTTCAGGATTGTATAAGTAGGCAGTTAAAGCACAATGAAGGAAAACCAAGATCCTGTGTCCTCTAATTTTGGGCAGAAAGTGCAATGCACCAGAGTTGGAACAGGTACTTGCCTTTGGTTGCTGCATGCCAACCTGGAGATGGGAGTGATCTAAGGGtcactggttccccatctctgctctaatATCAACCATATAGTACAAATACATTAGATGATCTGTAAGAAACAGACAACACACAATTGTTTTTtacgttgagattcctgcattgcagggagttggactagatgacccccggggtcccttccaactctacaattctatgattctgtgtctgaTAATCTTTTGTCTGTGTGTATTTTggactgtcagaggcagtatgtctctgaatgccagttgctgagaattgtgACTTTGGGGGAACCATTTCACTACTGTGGCACATGGTATGCTACATAGCATAATGCTAGATGCCTGGTGGAGATGCTTCTGGAGAAATCTTTTAAGAAGCATATATGCCTCATATGTGCAAACGAGTTTCTAGAATATTTGGCTTTTATAAAATATAGTAAGAATGGCACCAATGTCCATGTCTGATCTCTCTACTGAGACCCTGCTTGGGCTCTGATGCAGAGTTACCTGAAGTTTGGAAGATCCAACCATTTCTACCTGTTGTTTGTGTTACAGAAAAGGGCGAATTTCTTGCTTTAGACCTTGGGGGCTCCCGATTCAGAGTCCTAAAGGTCAAAGTGTCTGAAAATGGGAAGCAAAATGTTCAAATGGAGAGTCAATTCTATCCAACACCTAAAGAAATCATCCATGGGAGTGGGACAGATGTAAGTAGCGTATCATCCTCTGAAACATGTTCTCTGTGAAGAATGTATTCTAAGACATAAAAAGATCATATTAGCCAATTTTAGTTCTAATATTTGCAAGCTCCCAAGGCTTGCAAACTTTCTCCGGGAATAGTTATTCAGAGCACCTCAACAGATGGCAGCTGCATCTGGAAATGAGCATGGCTTACTAAAAgtcaaaccaaaccatggctgcCACATGCTGAGAATATGCATTAATCTTTAGCAAACCAATGACAATTATGGGATGATAGATGCATAGGATACTGGGGGATAATAGATGTGCAGATATAGGATGCAGAGGctatggctgcattcagatacattattgtgttagttttgtGGGTTATAGTGCTAGCACTTCTGTCCCAAattctaacattcctttcacaccACAATACCCTGTTGTGTTTTGATCACTATACTGCCATGCTGTactaaattttaaatggcaggaaATAACAGTATGCCAGGATACTGTCCCAAATTTCATCACATGGGTGTCAGTGAAAACCACAGGGAAGCTACAGAGCACAAATTTCCCGAGGTTCTCCAAGTTAATAAAGTTgcaaacagattttatttttctggAGAAAATTAAGAGGGAATTGAGTGTTAAACTTCTgctagattccactagattttcaaaagtggtttttacattgtgtgaaatatTACACAAAACGTGAAAACTGACAGGTAAGAAACTGTTGGGAAGATGAGATAAAGTACCCTCTGAAttagggtttccatatttcaatAAGTGAAAATCTAGAagcaaaggttgttgagctttttgggcaaaactggaacaacaacaaaatggacaTTTTTGATCCCCCTTTGCAGTAAAATTTCCAAAAACGGCACTGCCGACATGTAGTGCCATATGACATTTCTGCTgatttcagcccagacactgcttccaagAGCAATACTCCaagaaattctggacatatgacaaccctactCTGAATGCAGCCTCGTTTATGCTGACCTTGTGATAATGTACCTTAGGCTTTTTTTGTTATATCGCATAGAAAATATAACCATTGTTAATTATAAGCATTGCTTTATCTCCTGTTCCATTTGAGCTGTACAGAGCCTGCATTGTATTCTAGTAGGTAATATATAATAACTCACACTTCTCCCCTATTTTGATGCAGCTGTTTCAGTATGTAGCTGACTGTCTTGCAGACTTCATGGAGACGAAGAATATAAAGCATAAGAAATTTCCTCTTGGCTTTACCCTATCTTTTCCTTATATACAGAGAAAATTAGATGAGGTAAGACCAATGTTCTTTATGGCTTTGTAACCGGGGTGAATCTTCTCCCAAATTACCGTATTAACCAAGAGCTCCAGAGCTGAGAGGCTGCCATTAGCAAGCAGCAGGGGCTCTCGTGAAATGCCACTTTGCCCATGCTAGGAAGGTATAGAATTcattatgcagagaatacagctttgcaaaagtgtgcatTATATCTGCTGGTTGTGACACTAAGTATATAAAATAGGTGTACAATGCTTGTTTCTAAAACTCGGGGGCTGAGAGTGTGATGGGATGGGAATAGCAGATGTGCAGAGACAAGAATACTAGGACAAGGCACTACATGGGACTCGGAAAGCAGGAAATAGGAGTCCTGCTGCCTTAGGAAAACCTGAAAGCGCATAGGGATAgacaaatttgtcaatttcagtttccttcAGCTTTTTGTTTTCCGAGCCAGTTCTcctcatttccattttttaaatcctTTCGAAAACTCATCAGCATTATATATCTTCTGATGTACAAATTTTTGTACAGTATGCTTTTGATTAATGTTTTGATGAAGGGAGGctcagctggtgccttcattatacatctttaggtgccaggcgaaagcattcctcttcaactgggcctttggctgattaacacccTATATCCTTTTTCAATGTGTTCcggtttttattgtgtattttgtgcttctgtcttgtatttttatgctgtgagccaccccgagatctttggatgaagggctgtatacaaatgaaaataataataataacaataacaataataatagacACATTTTTCAAGTGATTTCTCCAAAGATAATCAATTTCTGTATTTTCCCCAATAATATATGGATTTCATACTACTTCTGCCTCTTGGAATATCTGTCCAATCAAATATTTCAtgcttaaaaaatgttttaaggttTTATacactgttaattttttttattcatatttaAAATTAGGGCAAAACAATACATTAGATCATGGACTACCGGTAAATTATAGTAAATATGTTACACCAGCCAATGCGTAAActagagaaagaaaaaataacagtcacataatcacacacacacacacaataggctctctctctcctttatatGCCACTCTTTAAGCCATGCTGCACACATTGTTAATGGATAattgcttcttcttttgtttcaagGGTATACTGATTTGTTGGACAAAGCATTTTAAAGCCAGAGGAGTGCAGCAGACAGATGTGGTGAAATCTCTCCAGAAAGCCCTCAGAAAACACCAGGCAAGTTCAGATTTaagatttgtttttaataatctgtactgggtcatgaagagtcagacacgactgaatgactgaacaacaacaaattaaaaaaagtTGACATTTCCTAGCAGTTCTGGTGTTCAAGCTGGGACATTGGCACATTCCGTATGTAGCGCTCTGCAGAAAAAGAAACTGCCTCATTCAAACCTACAAAATTGTTATTGCAGAGCTTTTTCCTTCCTTGAAGTAAATGAAAGGACTTGATCAGCTTGTACATTTCATCAGAGAATAATGGTCTGTCTGTCTGAAACTTCTAGGTGGTGGTGATGATATGCACCTCCACTTTGAAATTCCCATCCCTAGGTATTAAgctgattttgtttttgaaaatattgTGGTTCTTAATGACTGTAAGAATCTGAATATGTATAATTTTGACTTTACTGGTATGTTGCATTTGCCTCATTAGGACATTGATGTAGATATCTTGGCTTTGGTAAATGACACAGTTGGAACGATGATGACCTGTGGATACGATGATCAGCGATGTGAAGTTGGTGTCATTATTGGTAAttctatatcttttttttttaccagaggCAGGGCTAATCTGTCTTAAGATAAAGTGAGTGTTCTGGGAGTGTAGAACAGTTGAGCCCATGTGGCATTGCCCAAGGCACGGGAAATTATTTTTTCTTAGAAAAattcaatttaatttttttttaaattatgaagTCTACACATTTCCAtgtgtttcttccccccccttcccatcccccaccaaCCTCCAAAATGAATCCGCTGGACTCAGGAACAGGCACAAATGCTTGCTACATGGAGGAAATGAGCAATATTGACTTAGTGGAAGGTGATGAAGGAAGGATGTGCATTAATACCGAATGGGGAGCCTTTGGAGATGACACATCACTGGATGACATCAGGACAGAGTTTGACAAGGAGATTGATTTGGGCTCTATCAATCCTGGAAAACAATTGTAAGTTTAGTCATTAGCTTGGGATAAGGCGTCTTTCTAGTAACGTAGCTATTTAGGCATGTGCACAATCTCAAAACAACCATGAAATAACATTGGCACAGAAGTAGCATTGAATAGTGGCAGGCAAGTACTGTGAAGCGCCATCAATACCATTTAGGAGGAGTGTTTTGGCCAAGAATCTGGTTAAGTCCTAAATCCCCAGGGGTTTAGTATCCTTCCAGTGATTGTTTGGGGTAGGCGGGGGGACAGTGAGAAACTGGGCTCAAAGGAAGTGCCCTCTTCTCTGACCCCAAACACATTTCTAACTGTACTTTCACAGAGGGGTGCTGAATGGCCCACGTTAAAGAAATTGTGTGTGGTGAAGTGTGTGTGTTCTGAGTTGGGAGCTTTTTCTGAGTCCTTCCTCGATTCCAGCAGTAACTTAACTgcaaagaggaggaaggggggggggaagaataacGAGTCCTttgctgccttctttctttccaCAATCCTTTGTGGGTCTCTAGCAGCAGTAGTAGCAATAggtaataacaataatgattGTAATAGGGAGCGCTTCCAGACAGAGGATTAATATTACAAATGAGTCATTgggaacaggtttttttttcttctttttttttgggggggggggaattattggatttctcccaataaatgtaaatccaattattTATTAGAAAGCATGAAATGCCCTTGATGCTTTCTAACAACAGCTTTCTGTTGAATTACAGGTTTGAGAAGATGATTAGCGGTTTGTATTTAGGAGAACTCGTAAGAATTATCCTTCTGAAAATGACAAGGGAAGGTTTGCTTTTCAACGGGAAGTTGTCAACAGCTCTCTGCACCAAGGGCAAGATTGAGACAAAACACATTGCTGCCATGGAAAAGTAAGAGGCTTTAATCTGTACATCAGAGAGTTTTCTGTAAGTGCAGCTTCCGTTCTACAATTTGTGCAAGCATTGATTTTGGCCAGCTACTCTGCCTTCAAAGTTATCTGCTTTGGTGAGGCCAAACACTTGCAGATGTTATTTAGGacagcctcttcctccttcttgcTCCATAGATCAGACCAGGTATGATGAGATTTCAGGTAGGGTGGATAGTCAATCACACAAAAGCAGAACACGTTGCTGCAAAAAGGAGGACACAGTTTTGCATGTAATCTGCATGTACTAATTGGCATGTATAGATGCACCTTTAGAAATTACcatgatttaaatagaaacatagtACATCCCAGGACAGGAGGGAAGGTGGTAGCCAAGGGACTTTTgtatgcctgctcagtctgctgaccAGGTAGAAACTGCTGGTGGGCAACAGCAAGACCTCTGCTCTCTCTTCTTATGGTTTCTTGGCTGTGtaagcaccatacatttaaagcacattacttcctccaaagaattctgggagctgtagtctgttaagggtgctgagaactatAACTCTATGTGGGGtaagctacagctcccaagattctttgggggaagcaacacactttaaatgtatagtgtatatGCTGTCTTCATCTTTAATTTGATTTGGACCAGATAGCCCTCCTGATAGAAGatgccttcaaatagaggactgtcctctgcaaagtaggacacatgacAACCTACTTTCAGAAATTTCTGTCCTGCTTATTGGTTCCATACAGAGAGTGGTTCACCGCTGTCTCCTTCTCACTACTAAAAGCTGGAGTGGTGCCCTCAGGCATGTTTCTGATTCCTTTGTTTCGGGTTAGGTACAAAGAAGGCCTGAGCAATACTAAAGAAATTCTGACGGAACTGGGCCTGGCTCCATCGGAGGATGACTGCATTGCTGTTCAGCATGTCTGCACCATTGTTTCATTTCGCTCAGCAAATCTCTGTGCTGCAGCTTTGGCAGCGATACTCACACGCCTCCGTGAAAATAAAAAGTTGACAAGGCTCCGAACGACAGTAGGAGTTGATGGCACGCTGTATAAGACACACCCTCAGTAAGTCACACAGCGAAGTAGGTAGGGTCGTCATGCCTGGGGAAATTATCATTGCTCATCTGCATATAATAATTAATTTAATGGTATGCAGACATCTAGCAGTCATGATGACTATGAGCCAAGTTGCCTTTGAAAAAGGGTCAGGAAAATTCATGAGCTGTCAGCACTTACTGTATCCCATAATGTTTGTCCACTGATGGAAGACTCTTTGATCTGGTGGAAGTTTCCATTGGCAGAATGGAGTTAGAGGGGCATTTTTTTGTCCACTGATGGAAGACTCTTTGATCTGGTGGAAGTTTCCATTGGCAGAATGGAGTTAGAGGGGCATTTTTTTGTTGATTTTCCTCTCCCTTCAGAAGCAACATGGAAGATGGTGTGGAGGCTGCAGTgaggaattggcaaaaatgtgcCTCCTTTGCCATTATAGTGACATAATCATCTGCTGGATCAAATAACCTTCTGTCAGTAGAAGGGCACCAGTAGAAGGGATACAACTTGATACAGTATTTCTCTGGTTACCAGATGCTGTAGTCAAACTTGAGCAATTGGCTATTGCTATTACAGGTACTGTAATGCCTAACTGATGAGCTTTCCACAGatatttggctggccactgtttgATAGTCTGATCTATCAAAGCTTTCTTCTTTGTTCTTGATTAAAACTGCCCTCAAAGGCTCTGCTTGGTCAGCAAAAAACTAGCCTAAATAAGATCTTATGGAACTTCAGAAGAATGGTCCGGCAGTGGTTATTGCCAGGGAAGTCTGTGGACAGTTCTCTGCGATTCTGTTTCCCTCACACGTCCTGCTTTTGACATGGATTTAGGGTGGTTTAGGCGGTTCCACTAAGCTGAGCGGGTGCAAAATTGAGATGATCCATAACTGAGAAAAACCATTGATGGTGCCATATTTTGGCCTCAAGCAGGGCACAATTTTCTGAAAAATTATGGAAGACTGcccctgcttatgggctttctattggcatctggttggccaatgagggaaacaggatgctgagagGAGGGACTACGTAGGCCTTTGACTTGATTCATCAGAGATCTTTTGCTTTGTGCTCATGAACTGTATGGACTTGAATCAAAAGGATTTCCTTGATCTGTGAAAGTGCTAAGCGGCATAAGGGAGAAAGCAATTTAGCGCAATGGTGTGTGCTCCCTTGTATTTTATTGTGCACACAATATTTGCAAGCATTTAAAATACCTTTTTTGGCTTTAGGTATGCTAAGCGTCTCCATAAAGTAGTCAGAAGGCTGGTGCCCAACTGTGACGTTCGATTTCTGCTGTCTGAGAGTGGCAGTGGGAAGGGGGCTGCGATGGTAACTGCTGTTGCGTGCAGACTCTTATCTCAGCGCAAACAGATCAATGAGGTCTTGAGCCTCTTCAAAATAACCAAAGAGAACCTCATAGGTGTGAAAAACAGAATGAGGGCAGAACTGGAGTACGGCCTGAAGAAAGAAACACATCCTACAGCCACTGTGAAAATGCTGCCCACATTTGTTTATGGAACACCCGATGGAACAGGTAAGGACCCAGAAAAGCATATCTAAAACGAAGGGGAATGTCGATGCAGATTGGTTTCACTTATTTGACTATATTAACAGGGAAGGGTGTTCCCATATCCCTACAGCTTCTCATTCTTTGTTATGGTTATATCATCTGATATTCCAAGAAACAAGATTGTAGTTTATTACACTGGTTTGctgttattttatttcacaactctgtatttttctctgttatgCGCCTGGTTTTTCTGGTCTTTACATATTCTTGTACATaacaaaaacattaaataaaaagcttttaaaaagagagagaggaggtaaTAAAAACAACAGATCAGATCACAGGAACCACAGAAAGCAGTGAACATATTTGAAAAGTGATTTATAATTTTTTTGAACAAGAAGCTCAGAGTCAGCAAGTTTGATCTGGAAATTCCAGAAACCTTTCTGTCCAACAGTTAGGAAGGAAGACTTCAGTCAGATTAAAATGCTGATTTTTCTGTTGCAGAAAATGGAAAATTTCTGGCCCTTGATCTTGGGGGAACAAATTTCAGAGTTTTGCTTGTAAAAATCAGAAGTGGAAGAAGCAAATCAGTCCGAATGTACAATAAAATCTTTGCCATTCCTTTGGAAATTATGCAGGGAACAGGTGAAGAGGTAAAGTAAAACAAGCcggttatttatttttattgaacctGTGGAGGGAATGGGGTATTTACTTGCTTACTCAGTGTCACTTATTCCTTCTGAACCCTTAACTTACCAATAAACCAGTCACTATGGGGTACAGGCATGATACAAAGCCAATCAGATATAGATATTATACGTGAAGTGTTTACGTTTATTTGCAGCAAGATTATTAAGTGCACAAGCTTATCTGGTTACTTTAGGATAGTATAGTATATTTAAATGTGTACACTTTCTTGTCACTTTAAATACCAACAGCTTGTCCCCAGCTACTTTGAGTTTGCCCTCACCCCAAAGACGCACTCctgcattgtctcctgagacagatagatgccaacaacaacaatatccagCTATTAATGTTAAATTAAGATAGCTTTAAGGAAGCAGTTAGTTACCTTATGAAAGCGTTTGCAAAACTGCCCTTTTATTCTCTCCATCCCAGCTAAGTCCCATTAATGCTATAAccgaggactccccccccccaaaaaaaaacctttactgATTTACTGAAGTGCAGGTGTGTCTTGCTGTGTTGCTATTGAAATCTTCTCTCTGGTGATCCTGCCAATCACCAGAGACCAACATGCCAGGCTGCTCCtcacttctcctccccccccaagtgCAGACTGGTTCTTTCCTTGCCCCTTCAGCCTAAGCCAAACAATTAAGCTACCCCCAGCAAGCCTTTGGCCACCAAGTCATCCCACCTGCCGCTCAGACCTTCCTTCTACATTTCCCAGTCCATGTCCTCCATTGCCTTCTTCTGACTCGACTCCACAAACACCAAGCACCAAGAACTCCAACACTCCAAGGAACTAACTTTCCACTGACCAACACATGGCCATatatcactggcggaggaagaggagtgtctagccctgcccccgcctgctctctgccccccccccccgagctggagtgtgaagctccaccactgccataTATATACACTTCTTCTGGTGCCTGTGGTCAAGCCCCAGCCAATCACACTGCCTAACTGAAAACACTGAACCTGCAACCACCAATAGCTTTTATGTTGTTTTGCACGCAGAGAATTCTAACACCAACCCCTCCTCACAGCTGACAGTTAAGACCCTGAGTGACAGTTAAACTGACTTTCAGCGGACCAGTCAGAAAAAGCTCCACATCAAATACATTACAACTTACATTACAATACACATGCCAGAGAGCATTACCCCAAACCCATTAAaactcaaataaaataaatgggatttaTTCAGAATccaaatacagtgtgtgtgtttgtgtgtgtgtgtgtgtgtgtgtgtgtgtgtgtgtgtgtgtacagtggtgcctctggttaagaacctaattcgttccagaggtctgttcttaacctgaaactgttcttaaactgaggtagcactttagctagtggggtctcctgctgccgctgaacaatttctgttctcatactgagcagttcttaacccgaggtactacatctgggttagcggaatctgtaacctgaagcatttgtcacccgaagcgtttgtaacccaaggtaccccccctctctgtgtgtatatacatatgtgtgtgtgtgtagttttttttttaaatttttaaaaaaattctctttctttccttctagcTGTTTGATCACATTGTCCAGTGCATTGCAGACTTTTTGGAGTACATGGGCATTAAGGGTGCCCGGCTTCCTCTTGGCTTTACTTTTTCCTTCCCCTGCAGACAAGCATGTATTGATAAGGTAAGGAGGGGAGCTGAGATTTGACATGCTGTTTTGTTTCCTCTTTTAATCTGTCTTAATCTTTGTAGAACTTTCCATGGAAAAATttcattattgcttttattattcccttcccttcccttccctgtggACTGACAAGAGTTTTATCACACGTTTTACCAGAGAGTGTATAAAATTGAATGTTGTGTTAAACAAAAACCATCTCATTCTTACATGCACTTAGGCAGATTTACTTTGGACAAGGCATGCTTGACACAAGACTGCTGATGCATACAGCAGCTCATGGAGAGTTAAAGCAAATTATTAAGGATGtgtggaataaaaacaacaattaagATCGGGCCCAATGTATATGTTGTTTCTGCACTGAAAAACCACTTCTATATTGTCATAGGCTTTGTGTTGCAACAATAACAGGAGTGGCAGTCAGTTTGAATTGCATGGCCACTTCTGATACCAGTGTCGCACCTCCATCCAGCTTTCTGCTTCAGCCATGGCCAGTCAGTTACTTATGGCACCTGGCATACCGTGAAGTACCACTGGTATAAACACTAAGTATGTAACAGGCTGCCTTGGGAGTTAGCAAGTTCTCTTTTGCTAGAGAGTGTACATTTGGAAGGGATCTTAGAGATAGCCTTGTCTGATCTCTTGCTTGGTGCAGGAAACCTACAACGACAGTGTGTATAGCCCTTCTGCTCTATTCCCTGAAGCATCCCCCTCTATCAGAATGGGAGCATTTTGGTATTTTAACACTTCCCCAAAATGTTGAACCAAGCTCCTCTTGAAAGTGTAATCCAACTTTTAAGTGTTCTACCTATTTTTCTCCTTTTGGTGTAAGCATCTTTCACTTATTGATTCTACAACTTCCCCACTTTAGGGAACTCTTGTTGGGTGGACAAAAGGGTTCAAGGCAACAGACTGTGAAGGAGAGGATGTTGTTGATATGCTCAGGGACGCTATCAAACGAAGGAATGTAAGTACCATTCTG
The sequence above is drawn from the Lacerta agilis isolate rLacAgi1 chromosome 5, rLacAgi1.pri, whole genome shotgun sequence genome and encodes:
- the HKDC1 gene encoding hexokinase HKDC1 isoform X2, translated to MNVDRYLYHMRLSDDVLLDLMARFQAEMVKGLARDTNPTATLKMLPTFVRSIPDGTEKGEFLALDLGGSRFRVLKVKVSENGKQNVQMESQFYPTPKEIIHGSGTDLFQYVADCLADFMETKNIKHKKFPLGFTLSFPYIQRKLDEGILICWTKHFKARGVQQTDVVKSLQKALRKHQDIDVDILALVNDTVGTMMTCGYDDQRCEVGVIIGTGTNACYMEEMSNIDLVEGDEGRMCINTEWGAFGDDTSLDDIRTEFDKEIDLGSINPGKQLFEKMISGLYLGELVRIILLKMTREGLLFNGKLSTALCTKGKIETKHIAAMEKYKEGLSNTKEILTELGLAPSEDDCIAVQHVCTIVSFRSANLCAAALAAILTRLRENKKLTRLRTTVGVDGTLYKTHPQYAKRLHKVVRRLVPNCDVRFLLSESGSGKGAAMVTAVACRLLSQRKQINEVLSLFKITKENLIGVKNRMRAELEYGLKKETHPTATVKMLPTFVYGTPDGTENGKFLALDLGGTNFRVLLVKIRSGRSKSVRMYNKIFAIPLEIMQGTGEELFDHIVQCIADFLEYMGIKGARLPLGFTFSFPCRQACIDKGTLVGWTKGFKATDCEGEDVVDMLRDAIKRRNEFDLDIVAVVNDTVGTMMTCGYEDPNCEIGLIAGTGSNVCYMEDMHNIEIVEGDEGKMCINTEWGGFGDNGCIDNIRTKYDKEVDEGSLNPGEQRYEKMTSGMYLGEIVRQILIDLTKQGLLFRGQISERLRTRGIFETKFLSQIESDRLVLLQVRRILQQLGLDSTCDDSIIVKEVCGSVSKRAAQLCGAGLAAIVEKIRDNRNLEHLKTTVGVDGTLYKLHPHFSRILQETVKELAPQCDVTFMLSEDGSGKGAALITAVAKRVHNVAEN
- the HKDC1 gene encoding hexokinase HKDC1 isoform X1, with the translated sequence MFAVHLVSFYFTKLKEDQIKKVDRYLYHMRLSDDVLLDLMARFQAEMVKGLARDTNPTATLKMLPTFVRSIPDGTEKGEFLALDLGGSRFRVLKVKVSENGKQNVQMESQFYPTPKEIIHGSGTDLFQYVADCLADFMETKNIKHKKFPLGFTLSFPYIQRKLDEGILICWTKHFKARGVQQTDVVKSLQKALRKHQDIDVDILALVNDTVGTMMTCGYDDQRCEVGVIIGTGTNACYMEEMSNIDLVEGDEGRMCINTEWGAFGDDTSLDDIRTEFDKEIDLGSINPGKQLFEKMISGLYLGELVRIILLKMTREGLLFNGKLSTALCTKGKIETKHIAAMEKYKEGLSNTKEILTELGLAPSEDDCIAVQHVCTIVSFRSANLCAAALAAILTRLRENKKLTRLRTTVGVDGTLYKTHPQYAKRLHKVVRRLVPNCDVRFLLSESGSGKGAAMVTAVACRLLSQRKQINEVLSLFKITKENLIGVKNRMRAELEYGLKKETHPTATVKMLPTFVYGTPDGTENGKFLALDLGGTNFRVLLVKIRSGRSKSVRMYNKIFAIPLEIMQGTGEELFDHIVQCIADFLEYMGIKGARLPLGFTFSFPCRQACIDKGTLVGWTKGFKATDCEGEDVVDMLRDAIKRRNEFDLDIVAVVNDTVGTMMTCGYEDPNCEIGLIAGTGSNVCYMEDMHNIEIVEGDEGKMCINTEWGGFGDNGCIDNIRTKYDKEVDEGSLNPGEQRYEKMTSGMYLGEIVRQILIDLTKQGLLFRGQISERLRTRGIFETKFLSQIESDRLVLLQVRRILQQLGLDSTCDDSIIVKEVCGSVSKRAAQLCGAGLAAIVEKIRDNRNLEHLKTTVGVDGTLYKLHPHFSRILQETVKELAPQCDVTFMLSEDGSGKGAALITAVAKRVHNVAEN